The genomic stretch AGGAATAAGCACTCCGGCCCAGCACGGCGCCATACATACGAGAGCTATCCGTATAGGACTAGAGTTCTAGTTTGGGTAGGATTAGTGCGTGTTCCTGACCGAGTCGTGTTGGGTGTGTATCATCTGGGCGTGTATATATACACGAGGCCAGCTCTTGTAAAAGCAACACCGTGAGTTGAATCAATATAAAGAAACCAAGGTGCGATATGCACCTGTGGCTATAATCTGTTTCGGTGTTGTGCACGTACGAAGTAGTACTAGCTAATCATAGATCGGTCAGCTAGCTTCAGCTCTTGCTGAACGTACGTCGTGGCGGAAGGTATCGGGTACGTGCGTGTGTCTCGTCGGGAACACTTCGTCGTCGGtcgtcgaaaagtactcgacggtaGGGGCTATGTTTGGTATCAGATCGGCGAGAGTACTGCCGGGTCTGGGCCAACATCCATCAATGTCACACGTTTGGATTCTGACGCTGCAATTAAAGGCGGTCACTCCCCTGCCTTTTTAGGGCACCGATAGCTAGCCCCACATGGCATCGTCCCCTACCTTGCCCCCGTTGTCACATCTAGCACTACCCGTCGTTGGCAGCTTCGAGAAGCCACCATGGGCAAGAAGCCGTTTTCATGGAGGAAGCCGAATAAGAAGCATGACAATGAGGTCGGGCAATTGTTGACGAAGTCAAGGAAGCAACACAACCGCGTGGCCATCCTTGTCCATGTGGCGCGGGCACTCTACAAGACCAGGAGCCCATGAGTGGGGTGGGACGATGTCCACCTGCCCGAGGGTTGGCTTCTCAGCCACCAAAGGATACCCATGTCGCCGGTGCCATGGAAGGGCCGGGTGCGGCGACAGGAGATCGTGCGTCGATGGTCCGTTCTTCCTCCAAACCTCCTGGCCGACCTAGCATACAACGACGAGTTTGTCTACTGCCCTCTGCTGGCGGCAGACGTGAAGACGGAGTAGGCATTCGCTAGGGCCCGAGAGAGAGCTCCTCTATGGTGAGGACATCCCAGGGGAGGAACTCCGGGATGACACCGACGACTACCTGGGCTAGCTCGCCTACATGGCATAGAAGGCCAAGGCGAAGGGCACACCGGACCAGCTCCCTGCCCGGCCGGACGAAGAGGAAGCGAAGAGGCTCGCCATCTTTATCTCCCAACACCCACAGCTGGCCATCTTTATCTCCCAACACCCACAGCTGTTGCGGCCTCAGCCCCGCAGCCCCGGTATGCCAATGCACACATGTCAGTAGGCCTCTCTGAGGAGGAGGGAGTCAGGCTGGCAGTGCATGCCTCAACAACACATCGTCAATCGGACCCAGCTTCCCAATGATGATGAATaatgggctagggtttggaggCCTTGGAGGCTCGTTGTTTAAATTCTATATTTTTTTCCTTTCAACTATGTAATTTTTATCAATGAAATTTATCAAAAATGTACCGTCAGACCGTTGGGGTAAACCTTGACATAAACGGACAAGCGGTAAAAAATAATTGTTTTTGTGTCTGCGTATTTCATCAGGCCTTCTGGACAATGCCCTAAAATATTCAAACGGGAGACGAAAATTACTTCATGCACCTTGGACTAGTAAACTATTATACGCGCTTCAACAACTTAAGGACAGTCGATGCGGCAGTACCAAAAAGCCTTCTTGATCGATGATTACTTCGGAATTTCCGATGACCTATTGTTACTATCGGATAACTTCTCTCCAGCATGCCAAGACGAATATGAGAATACCTTTCATCAATCAACTTCTTCTGGGAGCTACCGGGCACATGATCATTAGCATCACAAGTATACAGCGGAAACTCTTTCTTCGGTGCATAGGGCGGGATGACCTTTGTAATAAACTGAGATGTTAACACTGATCTCCATACTGGGAAAAACTGATCTCTTGCATACCAGTGGCTATCATGCGGTTTCTTTGCCACAGCCTGCTCATAACAtataaataatcaagatatcaacgTCAACAAGACACACAACATATACATAGTTTAACGTGATCAAACAAAATGTACAGGCTCTCTTGAGGTTCAAAACAGGACAGATAAAAAAAAACTCGTGGTGTAAAAAAAAATACACATTCAAAAATATGAATGTTAACATAGAGACGCAAAGCCTGCATATGGATTATGTCATGAGTCATGAACAATTAAGTAAAAAAAAAGTGTGTGCTTAACAGCAGCTGTAGACTGCATTTGTCCTCTGTTTTTCTATTCAGACTTTCAGAGTCCAAAAAGACTATAAGTACTTCCTCTGTTCACTAATGTAAGACTTTTTAGCGAGCTCAATTAGCTTGCTGAGCTTGCTAAAAGGTCCTATATTAGTGAACGAAGAAGTAAAAAAAAGTGTGTGCTTAACAGCAGGTGCAAACTGCATTTATCCTGTCTTCTTTTAGTCAGAGTCCAAAAAGGGAATAACAAATAAAAAACAGTGTGTGTTTAACAGCAGGTGCTTAACATTTTCTCCTCGGTCTCAACATGTAAACAGCAGGAAGAAATTAAAACAGAAAACAACAAATTCATTAAACAAAAGGAAACTCAGCATGCAGACGAAATGGAAATAGAAAAGTAGAGAGGGCACTCAAGTTAAAATGTACTTACTTTTTTCGCTGCTGCTTCTGGAATAGGTGATCCAATGGCTGCCTCGGTCAAATCTGTGTCCCCTGTTTCCCATGAAAGAATTATTACAGATTATTTTGAAAAAATTGGGAAGCAGTCGAAATACCAGGCTATGAAACACAGACGCACCATGTTCATGTAACAGACCGTTCGGCAATCCACAGTCATAGGGGCAGCTTCAAGAGCATGTGGAAGAAAGGATTAAAATACTTTTAAGTAAATCATCTACATATACAAAAAGATAACAACTATAAAAGCAGAAACAAGGAAACAACCAAACCAGTTAAGGTCTTCGATGCAAAATTCTTTTCCAGTAGGACCGATATCATGATTCTGGAGAATTGCTGAAACTTTTCCAAGGACCTCCTGATGAGATGCCTGCATAATATTCTTTTATCAAACCAGTGACACACGTAACTAAGTTCACCTtgtcattttttatttatttactccATAAGTATCCTACTCAACTCATCTGACATCTACTATAAGGCCATGTATATCAGAGTGCAAACGACTTAGACAGTGAGTACCACTACAGACCTCTAATGCGCTTAACTAACTTTATTAAATCGTCAGGGTAATCAGGAGACATCGATTCACATAGATATCACTGCCAAGAAACAAGACTAGACTACGGCCAACTTGACGGACTTACATGGGATTAAGGAGATGCATGTCTAGAATGGTATTGAAATCGTTCCAGACGACAGGGCCAAATTGTTGAAATCATTACAGAAAACATGGACAAGCACCCTCAGTTATATTGCTGTCTGTTTGGTCCTAATGCTTGACATTTCCTAGATGAAGTTAAAGAGTGGACTGTCAAATCCAAGCGTGGGAGAGAACATTGATCTATAGAGATCTGAAGCTTCTTGATAAGATGAGGGGGCACGCTGCTGGGAAAGAGATTGAGATACCTGTGGCTACTTGGTTTGCCACCACTTTTTTCACTATGCTAAGTTTAGTGTTTACACAAGAACAAAGAAACATTGGGGAAACTGCTTGATTTTTTAACAGACAAATCGGAACCAAGAATCACGTGACATGTATGAGGTTGTAATGTCAGGCATTAAGAAATATTACTAAGATTGAGGGTAGTGGATGCCAATGAGAAGCTTGAAATGTCGGGGCTTATCATAGATATTTGGAAAACAAACACAAAGACATAGATATGGACATTTGCAAAACAAACACAAAGACGTCTTCACAAGAAAGACACAATTATTGGAGAATTTGATAGAAATTTATAACAAACTTTGGGCGAATCGAATGGGGCAAAAGGACACCTTGAAAATAGCATTTAATCAACTGATGATGAGAATGTTTACTTCTGATGAGGAGATGTTTCTACTATTGACATCCTAgccaatgaatatgagcaagtacatGGTGATAGCATCAATATGTACCTACATAGCTATCAGCCTATCATGGCATgtgaaggaagaaaaaaaaagaatcttCTTGAATTTCTTTGTCTATCATCTTTTAAGCTATGCTTTTATGTAAGTCAATTAAAATAGACACATAGTCTCTTCTTTTATGCTTCCAGTTTTTATTCTGCCTAGTTGACTGGTGGAAATCAAATGGGACCTAGCATTACAGATCCAAAAGGTTGCAACGGCATAGTTAGTTAGTCTTTGATGTTAATCTTCCACTCGTGAGCACTTAATTGGTACTAACTATGCAAAAATCATATGTAACGTCCATTCTTCAGTTCTGAGACACGTAGATTCAACCAATTAGCAGTTAGTTGAATTATTGTAATCTTAGATCCATAGCAAGAAGAGGAACAAATTGGAGCATAACAGATTGTGAGCCTTAGTGCTGATCTCAATATAATAAAACGCCAGGATCCACTCAGGGTTTGAGAGGATTCACAAGGTAAAAAGCTAACTCTCTTCCTAGAGTTCCAATGAGCAATGAGTGGATTCACATAGACACCTAAGTGGCTGGGAAAGTGCATGCCAGTGAGGATGACTTTGTAtggaaataataaaatgccaggtGTCAATGCATCTTGTTTCTTGGCACAGTTGCCCTATGGTAACTCATGGTGATGTCCATGTTTAGACATGGAGGTGCATCAGACGTGTATGAGTTAGATCAAGAAAACTTCCTGTGTGGTGAAGATGTGGCTTCGAAGGCGATCATTCATCTCATGCTCGTGGAGGTGAAGAGACTAATGTGGTTGAGGAGCACTCCAATGAGTAGGAGTTGGCTGATAAGTGAGTGGGAGTGGATGGATCGTCAGAATGGCTTTTGGGAATCGGTTTACTTTGTTCTGATGTCATGCTAGATTTTACTATCACATTTGTTCACTAGTCTATCAGCTTATGCAATAAATGCAAGTTGATAGTTGCTTTGGTGCACTTATGTTAATATCAGTTATTATTTATGCCGCTAAATCTTCTTGTTTACTGCCATGTGAGATATACTTCAAAGTGACATGACATATGATATATGATAGGCCATGCTTGAATTCTTGGTGACACCAATTTTTCGTAAGGTTAGCATGGTCAAGCAATTAAGTATCTCAAAATAGATTAAACTGTGATAGTAACAAAGACCATTCTTAGGCCAGTAAGTAATATCAGCTAGTGCCTCTATGGCCTTCCCCGCATGATCAGTTTATTATTACATATCCTTCAAAAAAAGTTTATTATTACATGTACGATAATGCACATTTTTAGGATATTCAGAAAGATTTCATAATGGAGCAAACCCAAGCCATTGAACTCAGGTCTACTGGATATTAGTGTTAGATTTGAAGAAAGCCTGGGTAAAAAGGTCTGTAAAAACAGGACAgcacatgaaaagtacaaaatgaTTTGGTATACTGTTCTTTTCCTCTTGGTCAGCAAGGGAACTGTTATGCAGTACTGCTCACTATGATTAATATTTTAAGGTTCGGGAGCTAAACCATAACATATTATAATGATGGGAAAAAAGAACTATGTAAGAGATTAAAGCCATGATCAAATGAAAATGCGGTACCTCTGAATGAGTTTGAATATATCCGTCAAGAGCTTCACCAGCTTTGAGAATTATCTTAACAAGCAGCAATGCGTTAATAAGATGCACTTTCATATCCTTCAGATGCTTTTTTGCCTTGGTATTTTTACCACTTTCAACTCCACACCCTTCTCTTCCCAAGGCGACCATATAATCTCCAATACGATCCTTGATCATATCAAACCCATTGAGGTTACGGAATTGCCTTTGAGCTGCAAGGAGCAAAATAGCAGCAGGGACAAGCTTCCCTTGATTGATATAATTCGAGAGCTCATCGACTACATTATCCGTGTGGGTTGCAAGCAATCTAGTGGTGTCCAAGAAGATCTTCTGCATAAGTCATCAATACAGAACAGTTTTAACTTGTAGTGCTTATAGCTGAAGACTGGCATTAAATTCTTATCAACAAGGAAAGTTAGCAAAAACTTGCAATTGCAAAGAATCTTGACTCGCTATGCACATAAATACATTTAAATTTGAAAGGAAAAATATCTCAATCACAAGTTGAACTATACAAAATCAGACTGTAAGTTTTTATTTCTTCAGCACTGCTGGAGCAGTGTTTAAATATCTGGTATTATCTGAACTTCTTTATTGCTATTATGAAACCGAAGTATAATTTGATGTAAGGAAGGATTTTACACAAACCATCTCAGGCAGGCAAAGCAGATGTACGAGCTTGTAGATGTACTCGACATTACCCTTCCAGTAGTTCTGATCAGCTAATAGATTATCCTCCAGATACTTGTGCTGGCAAGTGTTCTCAATGGCAACATGGAGTGGAAGGAGGCCTTCGACGATTCTATCACCCGAGGTGCGCTGATTGGCCGATGCACCATGACGAAACAGTAACTCAATCATGCCAACGGAGAATGACTCGGCAGCTTGGTGGAGCGGGAAGTACCCAAAGCTGGTAATGTAGTTGGGGTTGGCTCGCTGCCCCCAGAGTTTAGGCGACTTCCCCTCCAAAACAAGCTTAGCACAACGCAGTGCATTCTGTGCAATAATTAAGTCAAGGGTTTGTGGGGTGATGACAAAACCACAAACCAAGCTGCACGTATACTTCTGGTAGATGCGGAGGAAGAGCTTAACACTATCCTTTTGGAGGACGGTCGACAAACGATCATATATGTGATAAAACTGTAGGTGTGCCTCCTGATTTGATCCAATCATGTATAAACAAGGTGAAGGGCAGTCAGTTCAGTTATCCAGATAAACCAAGCTTAAAAACAATAGAATTCTACCAAGACACCTTATCGCATTAAATTAGGAAAGTATATTTTTCATCCCTTAACTTCCAGTGCTAAACATTTAAACCACCCAAAGTTGAGCCCTCCACTATGAATAGTTCAATCTCGTGCAACTTTCATCTCTCAAAATGGATTCCAAAACAATTCGGAATCATGTGGCACCAACATGTTGGTCAGGTCGCCATCATATGTCAAGCATGTCACaaagtttcttcattatattcTATAAGTTTATTAGAAAGTCTGAAGTTACAAGGAAAATAACTGAAAATTCATTTGTACAAGTTCTTTAATACAATAACAAAAACTGAAAGAAAAATCCAAGGAAAATAAATTACCCTGATGTTTTCGTTTTTGTGAAATTTTCAGTTATTTGTGCTCTTTTCATTTGTACAAGTTCTCTTATACAAAAATATATGATTTTAGCGGAAAAAATAGGATGTTACCAATTTTTCTAGCTTTTTAAAAATCTCTTGAATTTACTATTATATGTGTGCAATGTTTTTTAGGGATCTGATGACATGGGTGCATGGCGGGCACCTGAAAGTGAGTTAGTATTTGAGGGATGAAAAAACACACTTCTTATAATGTTGCAACATACGGGTAACTACAAAAAATATtgcaagaaaaagacaagaatatTAATAAGATGTGTCAATCATACAAAATGAGGAAGTATAAAAAACCTTAGAAGTGCGGTCCGGGACGATTATGTTGGTGGATCTGGCGTCAGCAAGGAAATCCCGTATCTGAATCATGTACTGATAGAGAGAAATTGTGAAGAAGTGTAATAAGAAGAGGGGGAAGTGGGACAGGGGCTAGTTACTTTACCTTCCTCATACGTTGAACAGGACACGTCAACTGATCTAATGAGGGATGAGGACGAGGACGGGGAGGTTCCCACGGATCATACTCGTTTGTGGGGGATTCAtctgtatcactatt from Lolium rigidum isolate FL_2022 chromosome 4, APGP_CSIRO_Lrig_0.1, whole genome shotgun sequence encodes the following:
- the LOC124707321 gene encoding uncharacterized protein LOC124707321, with amino-acid sequence MRKYMIQIRDFLADARSTNIIVPDRTSKEAHLQFYHIYDRLSTVLQKDSVKLFLRIYQKYTCSLVCGFVITPQTLDLIIAQNALRCAKLVLEGKSPKLWGQRANPNYITSFGYFPLHQAAESFSVGMIELLFRHGASANQRTSGDRIVEGLLPLHVAIENTCQHKYLEDNLLADQNYWKGNVEYIYKLVHLLCLPEMKIFLDTTRLLATHTDNVVDELSNYINQGKLVPAAILLLAAQRQFRNLNGFDMIKDRIGDYMVALGREGCGVESGKNTKAKKHLKDMKVHLINALLLVKIILKAGEALDGYIQTHSEASHQEVLGKVSAILQNHDIGPTGKEFCIEDLNCCPYDCGLPNGDTDLTEAAIGSPIPEAAAKKAVAKKPHDSHWYARDQFFPVWRSVLTSQFITKVIPPYAPKKEFPLYTCDANDHVPGSSQKKLIDERYSHIRLGMLERSYPIVTIGHRKFRSNHRSRRLFGTAASTVLKLLKRV